From the Variovorax paradoxus genome, the window GAGCGGTCGAGCTGCACCTGACCTACGACGAGGAAACCGGCGGCGTCACCGGCCCCGGCTGGATCCTGTCGAAGGGCCTGAGCCGGCCCGACTTCGTGCTGTCCGCGGCCTTCTCGCACCACGTCGTGGTGGCGCACAACGGCTGCCTGCACCTGGAGGTGGTCGTGCGCGGCACCTCGGCGCATGCCGCCCGGCCCGACACCGGCCACGACGCCATCGAGGCCGCGGCCACCCTGCTGCCCGCGCTGTACCGCTACCGCGACAGCCTGGCCGACCGCCCGTCGCTCACGCCCGGCATCACCCACCCCACGATGGTGGTGGGGCTGATCGGCGGCGGCATCAACACCAACGTGGTGGCCGACGCACTGAGCCTGCGCATCGACCGGCGCATCGTGCCCGAGGAATCGCCCGAGGCGGTCGAGGCCGAGTTGCGCGAGGTGATCGAGGCGGCCTGCCGCCCGCTGCCCGGCATCTCGGTGGAAATCCGCCGGATCCTGCTGGCCCGCCCCTTCGCGCCGGCGCCCGGTGCCGACGAACTGGCCGCGCTGGTGTGCCGCGAGGCCAGCGAGGTCATGGGCAAGCCGGTCACGCCGATCGGCGTGCCGCTCTATACCGACGCACGCCTGTACAGCGAAGCCGGCATTCCCACCGTGATGTACGGCGCCGGTCCCGAATCGCTGCTCGAGGCCAACGGCCACCGCGCCGACGAGCGCGTGCCGCTGGACGAGCTGCGCAAGGCCACGCAGGTGGTCGCCAACACCCTTCACGAACTCCTGACACGCTGAACGCCAGCAGAGCGACCCATGATCAAAATCAGCCATGTGAACAAGAGCTACGGTGCCTTCCAGGTGCTGACCGACTGCAGCACCGAGATCCGCAAGGGCGAGGTCGTGGTGGTCTGCGGCCCCTCGGGCTCGGGCAAGTCCACGCTCATCAAGTGCGTCAACGCGCTGGAGCCGTTCCAGCAGGGCCGCATCACCGTCGACGGCGTGTCCGTGGGCGACCCGAAGACCGACCTGAACAGGCTGCGCGCGCGCGTCGGCATGGTGTTCCAGCACTTCGAGCTGTTTCCGCACCTGTCGATCGAGGAGAACCTGTCGATCGCGCAGGTCAAGGTGCTCAAGCGCCCGGCTTCCGAAGCCCGCAGCACCGCGATGGCGCTGCTGCAGCGCGTGGGCATGCGCGCGCATGCCCACAAGTTCCCCAGCCAGCTGTCGGGCGGCCAGCAGCAGCGCGTGGCCATCGCGCGTGCGCTCGCCATGAACCCGGTGGCGATGCTGTTCGACGAGCCGACCTCGGCGCTCGACCCCGAGATGGTCAACGAAGTGCTCGACGTGATGGTCGAGCTCGCGCGCGAAGGCATGACCATGATGTGCGTCACCCACGAGATGGGATTCGCGCGCAAGGTGGCCAACCGGGTGATCTTCATGGACCAGGGCCGCATCGTCGAGGACTGCCCGAAGGAAGAATTCTTCGGCAATCCGCAGGGGCGCTCGGACCGCGCGCAGCAGTTCCTGTCGAAGATCCTGCAGCACTGAAGGCGCTGCCGCGGCCGGGTTCGGGGCGGCCTTCTAAAATCGGGGCATTCCCCCTGCAGATTGCCCACCTTGTCTTTTCTCGCCGAAACCCGCCGCCGTCGCACCTTCGCGATCATTTCCCACCCCGACGCCGGCAAGACCACGCTGACCGAGAAGCTGCTGCTTTTCTCCGGCGCGATCCAGATCGCCGGCTCGGTGAAGGCACGCAAGGCCTCGCGGCATGCCACCTCCGACTGGATGGAAATCGAGAAGCAGCGCGGCATCTCGGTGGCGTCGTCGGTCATGCAGATGCTGTACCGCGACCACGTGATCAACCTGCTCGACACGCCCGGCCACAAGGACTTCTCCGAAGACACCTACCGTGTGCTCACCGCCGTCGACTCGGCCCTCATGGTGATCGACGCGGCCAACGGCGTGGAAGCCCAGACGCGCCGCCTCATCGAGGTCTGCCGACAGCGCGACACGCCCATCATCACCTTCGTCAACAAGATGGACCGCGAAGTGCGCGAGCCTCTCGACATCCTCGACGAAGTGGAGCGCGAGCTCGGCATGCCCTGCGTGCCCATGACCTGGCCCGTGGGCCAGGGCAAGACCTTCCGGGGCATCATGAACCTGCGCACGCAGGCCATGACGGTGTTCGAGTCGGGCAGCGAGCGGCTGCCGCAGGACTTCGAGACCATTCCGCTTTCCGAGCGCGAGACCCTGGTCAAGCGCTTCGGCGCCGACTTCGAGACCGCGATGGAAAGCATGGAACTCGCCACCGGCGCCTCGCCCACCTGGGACCGAGAAGCCTTCCTGGCCGGCAAGCAGACGCCCGTGTTCTTCGGCTCCGGCGTGAACAACTTCGGCGTGATGGAAGTGCTCGACGCGCTGGTCGACCTGGCGCCCTCGCCGCAGTCGCGCACCAGCACCACCATGGTCAACCGCCAGCCGGTGGTGAAGGAGATCCAGCCCGAGGACAAGGACTTCGCGGGCGTGGTCTTCAAGGTGCAGGCCAACATGGACGCCAACCACCGCGACCGCATCGCGTTCGTGCGCATGGCCTCGGGCAAGTACACGCCGGGCATGAAGCTCAAGGTGCAGCGCACCGCGAAGGAGCTGCGCCCGACCAGCGTCGTGACCTTCATGAGCCAGCGCCGCGAGGCGGTCGAGGAAGCCTACGCGGGCGACATCGTCGGCTTCACCACGCACGGCGGCGTGCAGCTCGGCGACACCATCACCGACGGCGCGAGCCTGCAGTTCACCGGCCTGCCCTTCTTCGCGCCCGAACTCTTCATGACTGTCATCCTGAAGAACCCGCTGCGCACCAAGCAGCTGCAGCAGGGCCTCGCCCAACTCGGCGAGGAGGGCGCGATCCAGGTGTTCCGCCCCGAAGTCGGTGGGCCGATGCTGCTGGGCGCGGTCGGCCAGTTGCAGTTCGAAGTGGTGCAGCACCGCCTGAAGGCCGAGTACGACGCCGACGTGCGCCTCGAAGGCTGCCAGTACACCGGCGCGCGCTGGATCACCGCCGACACCCCGGCCGAGCTGCGCGAGTTCGTCAATGCCTACCCGGTGCGCATGGCCAAGGACGCGGCCGACACGCTGGCCTTCCTGTGCACGTCGCCGTACGACGTGCGGCTGGCGCAGGAGCGTTTTCCGAAGATCCACTTCCATCCGCTGCGCGAGCACGCGGGGCTGGCGCTGCAGAGCGCGGGCTGAGCACTGATGGAAACCTACATCCAGGTCGCCGGCCAGGGCGACCTGATCGAAACAGTGGTCGAGCAGCGAGCCACGCTGACGATCACCGTCAAGGCATCGAAGACCGAAGTGGCGCTGGTGGAAGCGACCAGCCTGCGCAACGACGCGATCCGCACGCTGAGGGAGTCCGGGCTCACGCACGACGAGATCTCCGAAGGCGGGCGCGATGCCTGGCAGCCCTGGTACATGAAACGGAGCGTCGGCCAGGAAGTCGCGCACCGCGTGCTGATCGCATGCCGGGACGTGCGGCGCCTCTATCGGGCGCTCGATGCGCTGGAACCGCTGTTCACGAACGCGCGCTACACGATGAGCGTCGAGATGCAGCAGCCGCGCTTCGAGGCGCCGGAAGGCGCCGAGGCCGCGGCACGCACCGCGGCCATCCGACAGGCACGCGGCAAGGCCCTGGTCCTGGCGGAAGAAGCCGGCGTCACGCTGGGCGCGATTGCGCAGGTCGAGGAGCTGGGCTCGCAGGCGCAAGGCTCAGGCGCCTATGGCGACCATTCATGGGCAGCGGCCGGTGGCGCCGCCGCATCGATGGGCGGCGACGACAACTTCGAGGAACTGGGCGGCGCCAGGCGCACGCGCACGTTGCGTTACCGCGTGCGGTTCCTGATCGGCTGAGCGCCTGGCTCAGCTTCCCGTGGACGCATAGCGGCGCAACCCGAAGCGCCAGGCCCCGAACGCCGCCGCGAGGAACACGAAGCCCGCGAGCGGCGACACCCAGCCGGTCCACGCCGGCGCGCCCAGCGGATCGGGCTTCCCCAGGATCGCCAGCACCGGGTAATACGCCACGCAGGCCAGCGGCACGATGAAGGTCAGCACCCGGCGAAACCACCGCGCATACAACGCCAGCGGGTACTGCGCCGCCTGCACGCCGCCGTAGGTCAGCACGTTGGCGATCTCCAGGCTTTCCACCGTCCAGAACGACAGCGTGCCCTGCAGCACGAGGATGCCGAGGAACAGCGCCACGCCGCCCGCCAACGCGAACAGCGCGATGACCATGGCTTCGGGCGTCCACGCCACGCCGGCATGCACCGTGCCGAACACCAGCACCGCCACGCCCTGCAGCAGCCGGCCTGCGCGGCTGATGCGGAAGTCGTTGCCCATGAGCTGCAGCGCCAGCGGACGCGGGCGCAGCAACAAGCGGTCGAAGGCGCCGGTGCGAAGGAACTCGGTGCCGAGCACGTCGAAGCCGCGTCCCATCGCATCGGCAATGGCGAACATGCAGTTCACCAGGCCGTAGAACACGGCCACCTCGCCGAGCGTCCAGCCCTGCACCTCGCCGAAACGGTGGAACAGCGCCCACACGGCGACCACCTCGATGCCGGTCCCCAGGAACTGCCCCAGCGTCAGCATCAGCGCCGACGCGGGATAACGTGCCTGCGCGCCGAGGGAGGCGCGCACGAGCCTGAAGAAAAGAGGAAGGGTGCCCATTCAGTGCTTTCGCTGCGCCTTGCGCGCCTGCACGAGAACCAGACACCAGCCACGGGCGACATGCCTTCGCGAATGACTGCCGATGGCGAGAACGCAGCCCTGCCAGGAGCGCACTGCGCACACACCATGACGACGAACGCGACGCTTCAACCTAGCCTCCCTGGACCTGAAGGCTGCGCATGGTCCGCTGCATGGCGAAGCGACCCGCGGTGACGCACACGACGATCCAGACGCACTGCAGCGCCAGGCCGCCCAGCGCGTTCCAGCCGGCGAGCTGCCCGAAATACAACCGCGCCGGAATGTCCATCAGCCCGGCCAGCGGCTGCACCAGCAGCGCGCCCTGCCAGGCATCCGGCAGCAGCGCAAGCGGCAGCACGTTGCCCGAGAAAACGATGACCACGGGCGTCGCCACCGCGTTGATGCCGCGCTCGTTGAGTGCAGCCGTCATCGCCACATTGAGCAGCATCACCATGGCCGTCGAGAGCAGCAGCGCGAGCACGACGGACACCAGGAACGCGACCCCCGCGGCCACGCCCGTGGGCGGCTGCCAGGCCCATGCACCCAGCCCCGCCAGCGGCAGGGCGACGGCTGCAAACGCCGCCATCAGCGCCACGCGCGGCAGCAGGCGCGCGGCGATCCATCCGGCGCTGCGCGCGAACCACAGCGCATAGGCGTCCACCGGCCGCAGCCGGTCGTAGGCGACCGCGCCGGTGCGCACCGCCTGCGCCACTTCGGGATCGCCCAGCCACGGCAGCAGCACGAGCAGCCCCTGCGCGAGCCAGGTGTAGGTGATGGCCTGTTCGAGCGACATCGGCGAACTCGCGCCCGCGATGGCCGTCCCGCCATAGAAGGCCGCGAACACCATCACCTTGATGCCGCCCCACCAGCACTGCGTGGCGAAGCCCGCGAGCGCGGCGGTGCGGTACTGCAGCATCTGCAGGAAGCGCGACGCGAAGGCCGCGACATAGGGGCGCGCAAGCTCGCGCACGGCGCTCACGCTTCGGCCGCCCCGTGCATGGCGTAGAAACGCGCGATGACCGCCTCGATCGCCAGGCCTTCGAGGCGGATGTCTTCCACCGCATGCGCGCCCGCGATGCGCGCAATCAGCGCGGGGGCCGTGGTCACCGACGGGTCGAAGTCGAGCACCAGCGTCTGGCCGTCGCGCGAGTGCACCTTGGCGCCGTCGACCTGCGCGGGCAGTTCGGCGTCCTGCGCGAAGTCGACCACGAGGCGCCGCTCGGCCATCACCTGCGCGCGCAGCGCCTCGACAGGACTGTCGGCCAGCACGCGGCCGTGGCCGATGATGATCACGCGCCGAGCCAGCGCTTCGATGTCGTGCATGTCGTGCGTGGTCAGCAGCACGGTCGTGCCGCGCTCGCGGTTGGCGCGGCGCACGAAGTCGCGCACGGCCAGCTTCGAAGGCGCATCGAGGCCGATGGTCGGCTCGTCGAGGAACAGGATGTCGGGCTCGTGCAGCAGCGCGGCGGCGATCTCCGCGCGCATGCGCTGGCCCAGCGACAGCTGGCGCACCGGCTGGTCGAGCACGCGCTCGAGGTTCAGCAGCGCGACCAGTTCATCGCGCGTGCGCCGGTAGCGCGCGGCGTCGACGCGGTAGATGTCCCGCAGCAGGTCGAAGCCGTCGCCCACCGGCAGGTCCCACCACAACTGCGTGCGCTGGCCGAAGACCACGCCGATGCGCGCCACGTGGCGCTCGCGGTCGACGAAAGGGTCGCGCCCGTCGACCGTCACGCGCCCGCCGTCGGGCCGCAGGATGCCCGCGAGGATCTTGATGGTGGTCGACTTGCCCGCGCCGTTCGGCCCGATGAAGCCGAGCAGCTCGCCGCGCTCGAGCGAGAAGCTCACGCCCGACAGCGCCTCCACCGTGCGGTGCCGGCGCTGCACGAGCCCGCGCAGCGCGCCCATCACGCCGGGGTCGCGCTCGGAGATGCGGTAGGTCTTGAGGAGTCGGTCGACGGCGATGTGAGGCATGAGGTGCGCCGCAGCGGCCTCGATGGCGCGGCGGGGGCGGGATGCTACACGAAAGCGCCGGTAGGATCGCCGCTCCCGTCACGATTCCTCTCATGCCTTCGATGTCCGCCCTGCCCGCCCCCCTCACCATCTGTTGCCGCTGAGCCGGTGGGACGCAGCCGCGCGCGCAGCGCTCGTCGGCGTGTTCACCGACATCGACGACACGCTGACGCACGAAGGCGCGATCACGCCCGATGCGTTGCTGGCGCTCGGCGCACTCAAGGCCGCGGGCCTCGCGGTGGTGGCGATCACCGGACGGCCCGTGGGATGGAGCATGCCTTTTGCGGGCACATGGCCGGTCGACGCGATCGTGGCGGAAAACGGCGCGGTGGCGCTGTTGCCCGCAGCCAACAAGAAAATCGAAAAAAAATACCGGCAGGACGCCGCCACGCGCGCAGCGAACTTCGTGCGCATGCAATCCGTGCTCGCGCGCATCGAGCGCGAGATTCCTGGCGCGGCGCGCGCGACCGACTCGCCGGGCCGCGAGACCGACATCGCGATCGATCACAGCGAGTTCGTTCGGCTGGACGACGCCACCGTCGCGCGGGTGGTGGCGCTGATGCGCGGCGAGGGCATGCACGCCACGGTGAGCAGCATCCACATCAACGGCTGGTACGGCGACAACGACAAGCTCGAGGGCGCGCGCTGGATCACGCGCGAGCTGTGGGGCCGCACGCTCGACGACGAGATGGACCGCTGGGCCTACGTGGGCGACTCGACCAACGACCAGCTGATGTTCCGCAGCTTCGCGCACAGCATCGGCGTGGCGAACGTGGCGCGCTTCGTGCCGCAGCTGGAGCATCTGCCGCGCTATGTGACGCAGGCCGAGCGCGGCACCGGGTTTGCCGAGGCGGCGCGCGCGGTGCTGTCGGCACGCGAAGCACGCTGAGCGACGCGCTCGTCAGCGGCAGGAACTCCGGGCGAAAAAAAGCCCGCGCGAGGCGGGCCGGAAAAGGACCGTTGAAGGACCTTGGAGAAACAGGATGAAGCCGTGCGGCTTCAGAACGCGTGGCGGATGCCGAATTCGTAGCCGGTCGAGGTCTTCGGCTGCAGCGAGGCGCCGTTGAACGCAGTGGTGTACGAGGGGCCGGCACCGACCGTGAGGCCTGCGCCGTTCTTGTTGCTCACGCGCGCGATCGTCGCGTAGAGCGCGGTGCGCTTCGACAGGTTGTGCACGTAGCCGATCGCGAACTTGTCGGCCTTCGGGTCGGCGGGGTTGACGCCGAAGAAGACGGGAGCGCGGTTGAAGTCGTACTTCACGCGCGAGTACGAGGCGCGGATCTGGCCGGGGCCGATCGGCACGGTCACGCCGATCAGGTAGCCGGTGAGGTCCACGTCGGGCACCACGGTGAAGAGGTTCAGCGGATCGCGCTGGTCCTTCGAGCGCGAGTACTCGCCGTACAGCTTGGCCACGCCGAAGTCGTAGGTCGCGCCCAGGTTGAAGGTCTTGATCTTGCCGGGGCGCGCCACGGCGGCGGCGCCGGTGCCGGTGGTGAAGCTGGTGTCGTTCTGCGCGTAGCTGGCCGCCACGTCGAGCGGGCCGGCCGCGTAGCCGAAGCGTCCGCCGATATGGCGGCCGGTGTTCGGGGTGCCGGCGGTGATGAAGTCGCCCGAGGTGCGGGTGTTCTCGTGCAGCGCGTAGGCCACGTTGCCGTAGAAGCCGCCAAGGTTGCGCGGCAGGTAGTACTGCACCATGTTGCCGGCGCGCTTGTACGTGCTGTTGCTGCCGTAGCCGGTGCCCGACACGCTGGTTTCGTTGGCGTCGATGATCAGCGAGCCGCCGATGCCGGTGTCGCCGAACGGGTCGAACTGTTCTTCGTTCAGCACCGTGGTGGTCTTGTCGCGGCCCAGGCGGATCTCGCCGAAGCTGCCTGCCAGGCTCACCGTCGAGCGGCGGGTGAAGTTGGCGACGCCGGTGGCGCCGTCGTCGTTGGTGATCGGGGCTTCGAGCCAGAAGCTGGCCGACAGGCCGCCGCCCAGGTCTTCCACGCCGCGGAAGCCGAGGCGGCTGGAACTCAGGCCCGAGTTGGCCAGTTCGGTGCGGCTGGTCTTCACGCTGTAGCCGAGGCCGAACGGGTTCGTCGACACGCTCTTGTTCGAGACGTTGCGCACCGCAGCGTCGACCACCCCGAACAGGGTCACGGTCGATTGGGCCGATGCGGCACCGCAAGCTGCGAGGGCGGCCAGAACAAGCAGGGATTTTTTCATTCGTATCACTCCAGGAAAGGGAATTGCCACGCCGGCCTGCGGCGCGACTGTCAAAGCCCGGGCCGTGTTGCCGCGGGATGCAGCCAAGTGTTCTTTCCGGTGAAGACGTACGAATTACATAGGGTTAATACCTAAACCATCGAAGGGACTTAAATTTGACCAGTTGGTATTTTTATGGCAATCCGCTTCAAGCATGTTTTGCTGACTGCTCGCTGACGGACTAAGCGTTCATCTTGCCGCCGCGCAACACCCCCACTTGGCTCCAGGTGCCGAAGGCGGCGATCGCCAGCAGCACCGCGGCATAGCCCTGCACCGTGGCGAGCAGGCCCAGGGGCGCCACCAGGAAGCCCGCCAGCATCGCGGGCAGGCTGAACGCGAGATAGCTCACCACGAAGATCGCGGCGAACAGCTCGCCGCGTTCGTGCGGCTGCGCCAGCGGCGCCAGCGTCTGCACCAGCGCGGAGAACGCGCCGCCGAAGCCCACGCCCGCCACCGCGGTGCCGACGAAGAACAGTGCAAGCGACCGTGTGGCCAGCGACGCGAGCAGCAGCACCAGTCCGGCCGCGATGCTCGCCATGCCGACGATGGCCGGCCGCGGCGCGGCAAGGCGCCCCAGCAGCGTCGGCGCGATGGCGCCCATGCCCGACAGCACGGTGACCGTGAGTCCGTTGACCACGCCGTTGTCGACGCTGAACACATGCAGCATCAGCGACGGCGCGAGCGAGAGAAACAGCCCGCCCAGCGCCCACACCACGATGAGCACCGGCAGCCCGCGCACGAACTCGCCTCGCGCCTTCGCAGGGATCGACACGCGCGGCACCAGCGAGGCGAGCGCTCCGGGGCGCGGCGTCACGGTTTCGGGCATCCAGAGCACCACCGCCGCGCCGAGCGCGAAGACCACCCCCAGCACGCCGAACACCAGCACCACCGGTTGCACCGACCACTTCACCGCCATGCCGGTGAGCAGCGCACCCACAGCCAGGCCGGCCAGCGGCGACACGCTCGTGATCAGCGCGCCCAGCCGCTTGCGCGCGGCCGGCGCGGCCTCGACCACCGCCGCGCTCAGGGCGCCGCTGGCAATGCCCGTGGCCACGCCCTGCACCACGCGCGCGACGATCAGCCCGCCGATGCCTTGTGCCAGCAGGAACAGGCCCATCGCCGCCGCCTGCAGCACCAGCGCCGCCAGCACCACCGGCCGACGGCCGATGTGGTCGGACAGCGAACCGGCCACCAGCAGCGAGACCAGCAGTGCGATCGCGTAGATGGCAAAAGCCACGGTCAGCATCGACGACGAGAAATGCCACGCGTGCTGGAACACCACGAACAGCGGTGTCGGCGCGCTGGCCGCGAAGAAGAATGCGAACAGCACCGCCGCCAGCAGCGCAAAGGCGGCGCCCTCCGGCAACCGACGTGGCTTGGCGCGCGCGGCAACAGCGGCGGCGGCGAGGTCTGGGCAGGTGGACGGCATGTCGACTCCTTAATGCAACTTTCTTTGCGTTTGCGATTCTAGGCCTGCAAAGGCACTAAAGCAAACATCCTTGCGTTAAAGTGAAAGACATGAACGACGTCACCCAGTCCCCCTCTCCTCACAAACGCCCCGGTGGCCGAAGCGCACAGGTGCAGGCGCTGGTGCGCACGGCCCTCGAGGAACTGGTGGCCGAGCAGGGCCGCGACCGGGTCACGGTACCGGCCGTGGCCGAGCGCGCCGGCGTCAGCGCCTCCAGCATCTACCGGCGCTGGGGCGACCTGCAGGGCCTGCTGGCCGAAACGGCCACCCACCGGCTCGACCCGGATCGGCCGCTGCCCGACACCGGCGACCTGCGCGCCGACCTGGAAGCCTGGGCGCGCGAACTCATCGAGCACCTGGCCAAGCCGTGCAACACCTCGCTGCTGAAAGCCGCGGCCGCGCTGGCCAACGGCACGGAGGACACCGACTGCCTGCGCAACCGCCGGCGCGAGGCGCTGATGCTGGTGGAGCAGGCGCGCGGCCGTGGCGAGCGAGCGCCACAGCCGCAGCAGGTGATCGATCACCTGATCGCGCCGATCGTGTTTCGCCTCGTGTTCGGCGGCGACCCCGTCCAGCCGGCTCTGGCGGCGCGGCTGGTGGACGAGCTGTTCGTCCTCAGTTCGTCTTGACTTCCTTCGCCAGCCCCAGCTTCTCGATCACCGCCTTCTCGCGCACCACCGTGTCCTGCGCGAACTTGGTGTAAGTCGCGGAGCTCATGTAGTTGGGCAGCATGTCGTAGCGGCCGAGCGCGGCCACGTAGCTCGGCTCTTCCATCGCCTGCTTGAAGGCGTCGTGCAGCTTCTTCACCACCTCGGGCGGCGTGCCCTTGGGTGCGCCGATGCCGAAGGGCGAGTTCTGGACCACGTCGTAGCCCAGTTCCTTCAGCGTGGGCGCGTCGGGGAACTTGGCCAGGCGCTTGTCGCCCCAGGTGTTCAGCACGCGCAGCTTGCCGGCCTCGACCTGCGGCGCGAAGCCGGTGCTGTCGGCGGCGGCCATCAGCTGGCCGCTGACCACGGCGAGCATCAGGTCGGCGCTGCCCTTGTAGGGCACGTGCTGCAGCTCGATGCCGGCCTTCTGCGCAACGATCTCGGTCGTCAGGTGCGGGCTGGTCAGCGTGCCGGTCGAGCCGTAGGTCAGCTTGCCGGGGTTGGCCTTGGCGTAGGCGACGAAGTCGGCCCAGGTCTTGAAGGGGCTGTTGGCGGGCACCACGATGCCGAAGGCATAGCCGGTGACGTTGATCACGTACGTGATGTCCTTCAGCGGGTCCCAGTTGATCTTGGTGGTGTAGCCGAGGCGGAACACACCGAGCGGAATCTGCGCCACGGTGTAGCCGTCGGGCTGCGAGGTCTGCAGCGCCTGCGCGGGCAGAGTGCCGCCGGCGCCGGGCTTGTTGTCGATGATCACTGGCTGGCCCAGGATCTTGCTCGCGTTGTCGGCGAGCTGGCGCATGGTGATGTCGGTGGGGCCGCCGGCGGGGAAAGCGATGACCAGCTTGATGGGCTTGGCCGGGAAGGCCTGGGCGAAGGCCGCCAGCGGAGAGACGAGGCCGCACGCGGCGAGCGTGGCGGCACAGAGAAAGGTGGAGCGGCGGAGCATGGCTGACTGGATCCTGACTAAAAGAAGCGCCAATTGGGCCTTGGCGGGTCGGCAAAGGCAATCGGGGCACCCCTGATTGCCCGCCTGAAACAAGGCCATTGCAGCGATCCGAGTCGCATGCGCGTCAGCTACGCCTGCGCGAAGCCTTCCAGCACGTTCACTGCGTTCACGCCCACGTCGTCGACCGCGTAGCCGCCCTCGAACACGAACACGGTCGGCAGGCCGGTGCGCGCGAGGTCTTCGCCCATGCGCAGGTAGTCGTCGCTTCCGAGCCTGAAGCCCGAGATGGGATCGCCCTCGAAGGTGTCGACGCCCAGCGAGACCACGAGCGCTCCCGCCTTCACCGCCGCGATGCGCTCGAGCGCGGTCTTGAGCGCGGCGCGCCAGGCCGCGAAGCCGGTGCCGCGCGGCAACGGCAGGTTGTGGTTGAAGCCCTCGCCGCGGCCGGCGCCGCGCTCGTCGGCATGGCCGAGGTAGTACGGGTAGTCGGTCAGCGGGTCGCCGTGCAGGCTGGCGAAGTGCACGTCGTCGCGGTCGTAGAAGATGGCCTGCGTGCCGTTGCCGTGGTGGTAGTCCACGTCGAGCACGGCCACGCGCCCGATGCCCGCGTCGCGCAGCGCCTGCGCGGCGACGGCGGCGTTGTTGAGGAAGCAGTAGCCGCCGAAGAAGTCGGGGCCGGCATGGTGGCCCGGCGGCCGCGTGAGCGCGAAGGCGGCGCGTTCGCCGCCGATAACGCGCTGCGCGGCCGTCCACGCGCACGCGGCACCGTGCCGCGACGCCGCCCAGCTGCCGGCCATCAGCGGCGTGCCGGCGTCGAACGAGAACAGCCCCATGCGCGCCGGAAAGCTTTTCGGCAGCACATCGGTGCGCATGCCGCGCGTCGGCCAGTACGAGGGCAACGCATCGCGCGTCGCGTTCGCAGGGTCCAGCGCCACCCATTCGTCCCAGGCATGCGCGATGAAGTCCAGGTAGCGCGGCGCATGCACCCTGGCCAGCAGCGCGTCGTCGAAGGCATCGGGCGCCTGCAGCGCGCCGAGCTTGCGGCGTTCCAGTTCGAGCTTCACGTGGTCGACGCGTGCCGGCACCTCGAAGCACGGCACGAGTTCGCCGCGGAACATCTCGACTTTGCCCTGGTGAAGAACGTGGCGGTCGTTGTAGATGGTGAGCATGGATCAGGAGAGGCCGGGCCGGCGCAGGTGAAGCCGCCGATCATGCCGCACGCCGCAGCACCGCGCGGCGCCTGCCCGAGGCCGTGAGGCCGAACAGGTCCTTCGGGTCGTCGAGCTCCGGCACCAGCGCGATCTGCTGGCCAATGCCGCGCTCGGTGGCGATGCGCTGGATGTAGCGCAGCGCGGTGTAGTCCTCGAGCGCGAAGCCGACCGAGTCGAACAGCGTGACCTGCCGCGGGCTCTCGCGGCCCGGCACTTCGCCCAGCAGCACGCGCCACAGCTCGTGCACGGGAAAGTCCGCGGCCGCCTGCTGGATCTCGCCTTCCACGCGGGTCTGCGGTTCGTACTCGACGAACACCTTCGCCAGCGGCAGCACATCGGGATGCAGCTCGGTCTTGCCGGGCGAGTCGCCGCCCACCGCGTTGATGTGCATGCCCGGTTCGATCATCCCGGGCGTGAGCACGGCCGCATGGCCCTGGTAGGCGGTGATGGTGGTG encodes:
- a CDS encoding ABC transporter permease, yielding MGTLPLFFRLVRASLGAQARYPASALMLTLGQFLGTGIEVVAVWALFHRFGEVQGWTLGEVAVFYGLVNCMFAIADAMGRGFDVLGTEFLRTGAFDRLLLRPRPLALQLMGNDFRISRAGRLLQGVAVLVFGTVHAGVAWTPEAMVIALFALAGGVALFLGILVLQGTLSFWTVESLEIANVLTYGGVQAAQYPLALYARWFRRVLTFIVPLACVAYYPVLAILGKPDPLGAPAWTGWVSPLAGFVFLAAAFGAWRFGLRRYASTGS
- a CDS encoding SIMPL domain-containing protein (The SIMPL domain is named for its presence in mouse protein SIMPL (signalling molecule that associates with mouse pelle-like kinase). Bacterial member BP26, from Brucella, was shown to assemble into a channel-like structure, while YggE from E. coli has been associated with resistance to oxidative stress.) translates to METYIQVAGQGDLIETVVEQRATLTITVKASKTEVALVEATSLRNDAIRTLRESGLTHDEISEGGRDAWQPWYMKRSVGQEVAHRVLIACRDVRRLYRALDALEPLFTNARYTMSVEMQQPRFEAPEGAEAAARTAAIRQARGKALVLAEEAGVTLGAIAQVEELGSQAQGSGAYGDHSWAAAGGAAASMGGDDNFEELGGARRTRTLRYRVRFLIG
- a CDS encoding amino acid ABC transporter ATP-binding protein, with the protein product MIKISHVNKSYGAFQVLTDCSTEIRKGEVVVVCGPSGSGKSTLIKCVNALEPFQQGRITVDGVSVGDPKTDLNRLRARVGMVFQHFELFPHLSIEENLSIAQVKVLKRPASEARSTAMALLQRVGMRAHAHKFPSQLSGGQQQRVAIARALAMNPVAMLFDEPTSALDPEMVNEVLDVMVELAREGMTMMCVTHEMGFARKVANRVIFMDQGRIVEDCPKEEFFGNPQGRSDRAQQFLSKILQH
- a CDS encoding M20/M25/M40 family metallo-hydrolase, encoding MTDSTPARDTLRRFIDAHFDEQVRTLAELVRCPSDNPPGDCAPHAELTARLLEAMGFEVERHAVPAEFAAANGMRSVTNLIVRERFGDGPVVALNAHGDVVPPGAGWSVDPYGGEVRDGWLYGRGAAVSKSDFTTYAFAMRALKHLAASGTRLAGAVELHLTYDEETGGVTGPGWILSKGLSRPDFVLSAAFSHHVVVAHNGCLHLEVVVRGTSAHAARPDTGHDAIEAAATLLPALYRYRDSLADRPSLTPGITHPTMVVGLIGGGINTNVVADALSLRIDRRIVPEESPEAVEAELREVIEAACRPLPGISVEIRRILLARPFAPAPGADELAALVCREASEVMGKPVTPIGVPLYTDARLYSEAGIPTVMYGAGPESLLEANGHRADERVPLDELRKATQVVANTLHELLTR
- a CDS encoding peptide chain release factor 3; this encodes MSFLAETRRRRTFAIISHPDAGKTTLTEKLLLFSGAIQIAGSVKARKASRHATSDWMEIEKQRGISVASSVMQMLYRDHVINLLDTPGHKDFSEDTYRVLTAVDSALMVIDAANGVEAQTRRLIEVCRQRDTPIITFVNKMDREVREPLDILDEVERELGMPCVPMTWPVGQGKTFRGIMNLRTQAMTVFESGSERLPQDFETIPLSERETLVKRFGADFETAMESMELATGASPTWDREAFLAGKQTPVFFGSGVNNFGVMEVLDALVDLAPSPQSRTSTTMVNRQPVVKEIQPEDKDFAGVVFKVQANMDANHRDRIAFVRMASGKYTPGMKLKVQRTAKELRPTSVVTFMSQRREAVEEAYAGDIVGFTTHGGVQLGDTITDGASLQFTGLPFFAPELFMTVILKNPLRTKQLQQGLAQLGEEGAIQVFRPEVGGPMLLGAVGQLQFEVVQHRLKAEYDADVRLEGCQYTGARWITADTPAELREFVNAYPVRMAKDAADTLAFLCTSPYDVRLAQERFPKIHFHPLREHAGLALQSAG